The Candidatus Defluviibacterium haderslevense DNA window TTTAGAACAAATACAACGTACTAAGCTGTATGGAAAGCGGACTAAGACCCGGAATTATGTTAGGTTTGGGTGAGACAAAAGAAGAAGTTTTAATGGTTATGGATGATTTGTTGGCCTCAGGTTGTGAGAAATTTTGACTTTAGGGCATTACCTTCAGCCTACTAAGATGCATTTGGAAGTTGCAGCTTTTATTCACCCGGATGTGTTGCTGAATATAAGGAAATAGGCTTAAAAGGGATTTATGTATATAGAAAGCGGGCCTTTAGTTCGCTCCAGCTATCACGCTGAACGACATCTGGTCTAAATGGCTCGATATTTGAATTTAATTGTTATGGTCTTTTTTCAGTATTTACCCTGAGTATTAGATCTGATAAATGTGTTTTCTTTGCATTTCATGTTGTTGCTCTAAATTTTTAAGATGAGACTAAAATTTGGTTTTTGATATGGGTTCTTACTTGTAGTGCTCTTTTAGCCCAGAACTATGTTGTCAATAGTAATACTGATACAGATGATGGCGTTTGCGATATGGCGTTCACTGTAGTCTTAGAGAGGCGATTAATGCAGCTGAGCAGATGGCGTTCAAGTGCGATCACATTCAAAATGTGCAGGAGCTGGACCGCATAATATGTTACCAGGTGGACCCTATCCTACCGTAAGCCAAGATGATTTAACCATTATTGGAGAAACTCAACCGGAGGACCTGGATCAGTGATCATCTTTTTTTTAAACAGAATTTTGGAGAGTTCCTTTTTGGACTATGCCCGGAAATCAATTTTCTGTCGGTAGCTAGGTTTTCCACCAGAATTATGCAGATCCCAATGATCGCCTTTTAGTTTTGATGCTGCAAAGGATGCTGCCAATGCACGAATTTATAATTGTATCGTTAATGGAGATAATTTCACAGTTCCAGTTACGGTGGCTAGTTCGGTTTGGTCAATCAAAGTTCGAATTTTACATTAAAAAAATCCATTTTCGGATCGGACTATACTTTGAGTTCTATTACAGCCACAAAAGCTGCGGTAAATATTGACCCATTGCAAGGATCCAAAAACGTTACCATAGATTCAAATATTTTTGTCAATACGAATAATGCTATTTCTTCCAGTGGTGGTATTTGTAGCATAAACCAACAATATTTTCGGTGCTGTAGACATCAAAAACAATATTTTCTTTGCACCAACTTCTGGAATCGAACTGCTAGGTGGCGGAGCCTCATACAATCAATGATAATTTTTTCATTTTCCAAAAACATTTGCAATTCGAAGTAACAATCTAAATCAAGATTTAAACATTTTCAGAAATAGATTCAATCAAGTTGCATCTGATATTATTTTAAATGGAAATACAAATGCAACTTATAACATTGCTCGTAATTATGGAAGAGATGGGCTTACTTTCTATCTCACTTAATCTACAACATGACTACACTTCAAATTTATACCGAAATGATATAAAAAACTATAATTCCATCTATCCAAATAATCTAGAGCCTGGGATTTTAAAAGCCCGATATATTGATAATCTAATATAGTGTATAAACAATAATGTAGTATCATTAAATGGTAGCAACTTTCCTGCACCAGGTAATCCAACCATTACTTGTAGGAATCGAGATCAAATCGTTGGTACCGGAAATCCAACTGATTCCATAGTAGTTTATGCAAACCGACGAACCGCTGTCCTAATGCCAATTGTCAAGGTGGATTTGAACTCGGACGAACACAAGCAAATAATTTAGGTAATTGGACATTGAATGTCGCTTATCCAAATCAACATAGCATTTCTGCATATCAATTAAAAGCAATACAGCCACGACTCCAAGTATTTATTCAGAATTCTCCAATTGCTATAAATGTACACAGCCTATCAAGTCTACTTTTCACAAACTATCTGTAAGGGACAAAGTATATTATTCAGAGGAAAACTTTATAACGAAGCAAATCCCTAAAGATTCATTTAATGTGACTGGTGATGGAGTAAGTATATGTGATTCTGTGTTCGTTGTAAATATTCAATTTCAAAATGGCATACGTCAAATGATTGATAGCACCAATTTGTTTAATGATACCACTAGAATCGGTGGAAAAGAAATTTCAAAATTAAATCCAATTGATTCAATAACTAATTTAAAAAATGTCTTCGGATGCGATAGATTGTTGTTCTTAATGGAATCGAAAGAGGTTTATCTACTTACACTAAAACAATATGTTCCAATGCTAGTGAAACTATTGGAGGAACAGTATTTGACAAAAACAATCCTAAAGGCACGGCTATACTCAAAGGTCAATCCGCATTTGGCTGCGACAGCGTAGTTTTGGTAGATTTAACCATTAAAAACTTTACGGTCTTTGATCTAAAAGAGACATGTGTCCAAATACTCAATTGACTATAGGTACTGAAGTGTTTGATGCCGCAAGGCCAAGCGGAAGTGTCACTCTTATGGGAGCTTCAAGTACAGGATGTGATAGCATTGTCAATGTAACGCTTAACTATCCTAATAATACTGCTTTGTAAAAACTCGATCTTTGCCCTGAAGACAGTATTTTCATTGGTGGTAGTAAAGGTCGGTATTTTAGCGCACGAAATCCCATCGATACATTAACATTAACCAATGGTTCATCATTTGGCTGTGACAGTATCATTTTTGTAAACTTAAATATTCTTAAGAATGGAACTGGTGTTTATAAAGCCGATATTTGTCGAAGAGATACACTCGTTTTACAAGGTGAAACATTTTCTTCAGGAAGAACAACTGGTATATTAAAAGTTGCCAATGGATCAAACCAATGGCTGCGATTCCATTGTTCAAGTTGACCTCACGGTAATTCCCGATGCCAATGGTCAATTGGATACTACGCTTTGTGAAAATGATACCTTGAGATTATTTGGAGAGGATTTCTTCAAGCCAAGCCATCTGGACCCATAAGAATTATAAAAGGCTCATCCAGATTGTGTGACAGCTTCTTATTAGTCAATGCTACATTTGTTAAAGAATCTTTTGGTAATTTCTCAACCACAATTTGTAAAAAGATAGTATCAAAATTCAAAATGTAACTTTTTCAGCAAACAAAACATCAGGTACTTTAATCGTAAAAAAGGATCTGCAAATGGTTGCGATTCTACCGTTACAGTCAACATTAATATCGCCCTTTCAATAAATGCTCAATTCACCAAAGAAAATTTGGATTGTAATGTACCGAATACCGGACGAATTGTAGTGAATAATATATCAGGAGGTATTGGTCCGTTTAATGTATCCATTGATAATCAGGCAAGCCTTCCTTTTACACCCGACCTTGATCTAGCTAATCTAAGTTTTGGATCTCATCGAGTTAAAATATTAGACCAATTCGGCTGTGATACTACCTATACACTAAATATCGACACAGTTAGTACCCTACAATTGGTGCTACCGAATGATGTTACGATTGATAAGGGCGCTCTGTATTGATCAAACCATCCACCAATTTTGTTCCTACCATAATTACATGGACGCCGGTAGCTAATCTAAGTTGTACGGATTGCCTTGAACCAACTGCCAAGCCTGATGTAACAACCAACTATTTGTTGACTCTGGAAGATGCTAATGGTTGTACTGTAAGCGATAATATGAATATTACGGTTCGTGTTGAAGAAGCTGATATTTATATCCCTACTGTATTTTCTCCTAATGGGGATAATATCAATGACATATTTGAAGTCGTTTTCCATTTTCCTGATAAAACGAAAATTAATGTATTTCAAATATTCGACCGTTGGGGTAACCAACTTTATGAAAAAAGTAAATGGTACAATCGGTGAAAAAATTGGATGGAATGGCGAATTCAAAGGTAAAAAGTAAACCCGGGTGTTTATGTCTATGCCATACAGTATGAAGCCATAGATGAAGAACCAAAATGGCGCAAGGGCGGAATTACTTTGTTAAGGTAAGAATCATAATTTCTGATCTGGCGATCTAACTGATCTTGAATTTTAGTTTAAGTCCAAGGATTTGTTCTAATTAAAGAAAATTACTATAGTGTATTGCTATCAATAGGCATATAGCGTATTTTAAAATCTATGATTTATGATAGAAAAGCAT harbors:
- a CDS encoding gliding motility-associated C-terminal domain-containing protein; this encodes MIKPSTNFVPTIITWTPVANLSCTDCLEPTAKPDVTTNYLLTLEDANGCTVSDNMNITVRVEEADIYIPTVFSPNGDNINDIFEVVFHFPDKTKINVFQIFDRWGNQLYEKSKWYNR